In a single window of the Nicotiana tomentosiformis chromosome 10, ASM39032v3, whole genome shotgun sequence genome:
- the LOC138899821 gene encoding uncharacterized mitochondrial protein AtMg00810-like produces MDEPGSPVNETMYRGIIESLLYLTTSRLDIVFSVGLCVGFQSSPKESQLKAAKRILRYPKGGGLVLFYPLGYNFNLVRYVDANYVGYLVDRESTSGMTLFFWEGGGMLDLMGYKETKLHGSFY; encoded by the coding sequence ATGGACGAACCTGGTTCTCCTGTCAATGAAACTATGTATAGGGGTATCATTGAATCTCTTCTGTACTTGACTACTAGCAGACTTGATATTGTTTTTAGTGTTGGGTTGTGTGTTGGGTTCCAATCAAGCCCAAAAGAATCTCAATTGAAGGCTGCCAAAAGAATTTTGAGGTATCCTAAGGGAGGGGGCTTGGTCCTCTTCTATCCTTTAGGATATAACTTTAACTTGGTTCGATATGTTGATGCTAATTATGTTGGATATCTGGTGGATAGAGAGAGCACATCTGGAATGACACTTTTTTTTTGGGAGGGGGGGGGCATGCTTGATCTCATGGGGTACAAAGAAACAAAACTTCATGGATCTTTCTACTGA